The genomic segment aactcatgaggggtcaccccaccctccttggcctcacatcacatcaccatccaccctctcccaccactggaacacctgcacaagcctcagacaggtccagattagcataaaagtcagttttctgtccaatggtgacctgtgttcacctgactgagtacctgtgttggactttctgtacaacttcccattttctctcgggtaatcgtttacaggggtcctgtaaacgattaccagaccctttttcagcagtctcactcatttcttgcacagcttgctcccccaactcatgaggggtcaccccaccctccttggcctcacataacatcaccatccaccctctcccaccactggaacacctgcacaagcctcagacaggtccagattagcataaaagtcagttttctgtccaatggtgacctgtgttcacctgactgagtacttGTGTTGggctttctgtacaaattcccattttctctcgggtaatcgtttacaggggtcctgtaaacgattaccagccccatttttcagcagtctcactcatttcTTGCACAGCTTGGtcccccaactcatgaggggtcaccccaccttccttggcctcacatcacatcaccatccaccctctcccaccactggaacacctgcaaaagcctcagacaggtccaGAAGTGCCGAAAAGTCAGatttttgtccaatggtgacctgtgttcacctgactgagtacctgtgttggactttctgtacaaattggcaatttctctcgggtaatcgtttacagggttgctgtaaacgattaccagccccatttttcagcagtctcactcattccttgcacaccttgctcctccaactcatcaCCTGTCACTCCACGCTTCTTACATTCACATCAATCACCTACACCCATCTCCCCACTCAGAAATTTATCAAATCCTTCGcattaattaccattaattttagtgaaaatggtTTCGTActgttcaaattttaattataatgctGCGTTTATTTTTCAATCGctaattttgtcattataacaaacacaaacgcaaagtaaaaacaattcaTTTCCAAATCCAAccactattcttattacaaacACATAGTGTACATTGTCAAATAACATTAGGTACATATTTCAACATCTTATACATGTCAAAATTGTCAAATAACATTAGGTACATATTTGAACATCTTATACAtgtcaaaatttgataatttcttaGCAATCCTAGACAATGCCGTATAGATGTAGGGCTTCCATTCTGCTAATGTTCTCATTGTCCAGGATGCAGTCACACAGCGAGAGAGAAGACGGACGAGAGACAAGGCTTGAACGAACGAGAAGAAGCAAGGCTTGAACGAAGAGAGACGGACGACACAACAATACAAGTGTTGAACTTCAATttcaatgtcaaatatttttcGTACAGTTAGTGGTTATCTGTTAAGTTTTATATGGTTATTTGCTCGATAACTTTTGTTCACTGCAAGTTCTGCTAATTTAGTTAATAGCTTATGTACACAAAATGGACGTTGGTGATACTAGTGCATAACTAATCCTTCACTATACATagtaaacaacttaaaaaacCATAGAACAAAAATTGTTTCATATTCTATCATATTCCAGCAACATCATTACAAGTTATATCCTATTTCATGACTTCTTCATTTGCTATAGCATTCCACAGTTCTTCATTACTGTACTTCTATGCATATTTCCTTCATGTAATACCCAATCACACACCGTTTGTTGTCGAATAAGTTGTAACTGCTCCTGCATTGATATTACAGTagtgaaatattataattaataacctGTTTTAAAAAACCatttaaaacaatacaaacatATACTTAAAGAAGATCAACCGTTGTGTAATCGGGCATTTTTTTGCCACCTACTGATTAACTCTATAAGAATAGGGCTAGAAATAACCATATCATCAACCATATCCACCAACCACTTGAAAGGTGTTGACTTTAAACGTTCCTTTTGAAAGGATGATAGGCAACCGTTCACTTGAACTATATGTTGTGTCTGGACTCGATGCCTAACTCTAAGTGAGGCCTGCAATTATAAATCAAACCGTATGTTACTTAATTCAATACAACATTGTGCATATTTAAtggtaaattaataaaaatacaccATACTTACCATTTCACTGACTTCTTTGTCCATATCACTATATCCTgcaaatttaacaaaacaaaataaaattgattgtaTAATACTATGTATCTCACTTGACAGTCACatgttcaaattaataaattggttaaatacAGTGTATCAAACTAATGCATGCATAAAGTGGAATCgtgatattaaaatttgaacattGACCACTTACTGTACCAAAAAATACAATGTTTCTAACTAATGCATGCATAACTAACCATAACACCACTTATTGCACTTTAAAATGTGGACATTGATATTGTATATAAAAACTGCTACAGATGTACAAAAACCGATTTACAAATCACCACATCCGACTAACAAGATAACCAGCTAATGCAGGGAGAATATTGCAATCTGATTTCGTTTGGGAGTGGAAGAAAAGGTTGCCCTGCAAGCTCACTGGCTTAGCAGGTTGTGAAGGGTCTCGTTGTTTCTAAGGCTCTCATTGTctcattgaatataaaaaacttcTACGGCAGTACAAAACCAGATTTACAAATAACCACATACGATTAACAACATAACCACTTCCTGCAGCTCGTTACTCAACTCATGCATGCATAAAGGGTCTTAAAAACCAACCTCAGTCAACGGCATAGCgacaaaaacaaactcaaaagtcTAAAAaaccacctccccaattttaaACCGAATGGACCCGTATCACGCCTACACCCTAGGGTCAAAATGAAACTCAAAAGACTCAACCTTTTTACTACTCTGCTTCCTGTCGCACCACACATAAAGCTCCTACATAAAACACGTTACCAGCAAAGCAACCCCAACCCCACCTCCAACATAGAACACATCACCAACAAACCAACCCCACCTCCCATCAACCCAAAAATCAGAGATTGGTCCCCCACAACCCCACATCAATAAACCGATGTACCAAAAAATTACATTGCCACAAAAACTACACAGCCtaacacagaaaataaaaaatcaaaaacctgTACCGTAAAATCCGAAGACGAAACGCGCGACAGAAATGGAGTTTCTTGATGGAAACGCGCGACACAAATCCGAAGACGAAACGCGCGACACAAATCCGAAGACCAAACCTGGACCGTAAAATCAAACGAAAAAAGTGTCTGAAAGATGAAACTGAGAAGCATATGACAGTGGTGGAAATCGAGTTTCTTAAGAAAACTCAAATGGGGATTTCGAATCTGAAAACACAAACCCTAGGTGTTTTTCCACTTTTACCCTCCATcactttgcaatttttttttaaaaaagctgACGTGGaccgtgtcaaatgaatgtaagtGACACGTAAGCGTGTCACCGTATTACTACTCTATTATGAATATGTAAGCATAGTTACAtagaataaaagagaaaaaaaaaagtgaacacGTTTCAATAATGAGGTTAATACTATTTAACTTCTCTTACCCTCCATTAGTATATTAGTACTGAGATCGGGagtatttcatttcatttaccTTTGGAGTAAATGAATGTCCAAACTTATacacatatataattaatagtcatatatatattttataagtataaTTTGATAAGTAGAATTTTAATCATGTTTATGAAAATCTAAAACAGGAAtgatgtaaatatttttttataagggttagaattacaaattataaatgatagaataatatatcaaaatattaataaaaaactatattatctcaaacatatatttaaatatatgatagTATAACAGttatattaaacaataaatataataataaaatatctaaaacaacTAAGAAATAATACTAAATGATAAGGAATATTACTTTGCAGCATCACCGTTCtccataaaaaaatttcaaaacataccCCTCTTCTGTTTACATCAATAAggtgatttttaaaaaaacacgaaaaacattaaaagaaacaaCATGATATTTAAGCTAATGTACaaaagaatttttataaaacaaacataGAGATATTATAGATCACTcactcattcataaaaaaaacatatcacATATGAAGATTCATACTAGACTTAATTATCCGAATACAAGTATTGATGTTGAATCTCGGGAATCTTTCACTTGTGGTGACTTCTACTGCTATGCAGAACTATTGTCAATAAGTTTCACCCTATCACATATAAGGTTAGCCCATTAACATCTTTGGTCAAGGTAAATTAGACAAGGACTTCCTGTACCTTTCACCACATACCTCATTATACTTTACATGAGCttgaatgattattagaacAATAAGACAACCTCCAACATATGAACTTCCACATCAATGTGTACACTAATAAAACCACAACTAATCCTCAATGGATTAACACCAACCATTCTCAGAATAACTTCATAAACCAACAATTAGTTTAACATTATCACAAAATCATACATTAGACATATCAAAGGAGAACATATAAAATAGAATCAAGCTCTGTTAATTTCGTTTAGTGAGAACGCTTACTCGCTCAATGAATTGTACTTAAAGGACCACTCGCCCAAAAACCAGATAACTTGTCCAACAAAATTATCACTAGAACTCACAAACTTAAATTCTTCCAAACGTGGCTCAATGAGACTTGTCTTGCCTAGCTATCGCCAAGTTAGTCGGTTATTTGACTTTGGCTTCACCCAACGAGTATACTCTTGCCTAGCAACAATCAAGTAAGTAGCTCTATGACTTTGACTTCACCCAATGAGTATATTTTCACCCAGCGACCACTAGATCAGTAGCAAATCGGTTTGGTTCAACTCGGCTCGGTTCGATTCGATTTGGTTTGATTTATTTCGATTTGGTTCAATTTAGTTCGTTTCGATTCCATTCGATTTAGTTTGATTCAGCTCGCCTTAGCTCAGCTCGTTTTGCTTGGCTCGACTCAGTTTTGTTTGGTTCGACTCAGCTCGATTCGACTCGACTCGGTTCGACTCAACATGTGTAAGATAGATCATAGAGATGTACCATGTCATATGAGTATATTGAGTTTTTAATATGCATTGTTGTCATGAAAACTTATTAAATGTAGTATGACATATGTAAATTTGAGTATAATTCAACGCACGGGTTTTCTAGAAGTAGAGTTAAGTTTATGTATGGATGATATTAATTGCTACATGAGAGGTAGCCAATGGATTGAATTAGATACTTTATTTATGATAGATGTTTAATGAATAAGAATTGTATCGATGAGTATATAAAAGACATATGTGATTATGAAATGTGTATGTTACATGTATGAAAGATTTAAAAGCTCTATCTTCTCTTATTTTGTATGATTGTGTTGTTTCATCAACTGTAATGATCGTGTGTTAAATGAGAGTATATGACGTTGGGAGAATTTCAGTAGAAgttatagagaaaaaaattaaatataatatatattgtattagatcttttattaattaaactattaaCTATTTACTAtagttttaatttgataaaaaaatttcattagtTAGTTAAAGTTGGCTTTAAGAATATTTGTCAAAATTTTCGTATataacttttcaaaaatttattttaaacttgtaaTTCACGTAATTTTAACTTGtaaagaatataaattatattttcattttattttttatcctaaaagtcattttgaaaaaaacttgtttaaacaTATGTTTTTAAACTAACTACTATGAGTCCACATTGGTTGATCTAATAGTGGAAAAGCTTAATTATTGACTACTTTATGCAAAATACTTTTGATTTCTTTGTAAGATGAGTGATATAATATTGCCAACAAAAACAAAGGTCAATATCCAACATGTTTCTGTGTCAGCCCTAAAATGTCTATCTTCCCATGTTTTTACCGGGTTTTCATATCAAGTAAATGACCCTTAAACAACTAAAGGAGGCATGGACCAAGAAAGAAcagttataataatattatcatatttaatttctaaataagAGACCTTGCACTAGGCACATGAAGACAGCTCTCAAtgtttgaaagaagaaaacagtGTTTTCAATATGTTCAAATATTTTAGTACATTTATCGGGGAAAGAGTCACTCTTTCTGTAGCATCTTAATCGATTCATTATAGGGTATGGCATAAAATTCTCCATTCTGTCAAAACGAGCTTTATCAGTGTCTTTATGGGACTCACCTTAAATCCTATAAACATAACACGTGCGTAGAACAACAGAAAGGTCTGGGACTTGATCAAATCAATGTAAAGAAGAGAGCCATACCCAAACAGAGAGAGTGTCGTCTAgaataaacatcaaattatgGAAGATATAGCTCATAGAACTTTAATTCTATGCAACACTTACTTGCACCACCGACAAAAGAGAATGTTAATCTAAGCATTCTCATCATATTTATGCAGATCAATATTGCTgagttctttcttttttcaacaCACATAAGTTAGTATTTGTTCATCATGCCCTATTTATAACTTATATTACAAAGCCACCTTGATGTGTCTGCATCTAATACAGAGAAGTATGACCTTAAATTTATACATTGCGTTGAATCCAATAATTGTGTTTTCGCTAtttgtgtttttaaattatttatatttgaaattaatatttgacgatgactttttattaattaaaaattaataaaataacttgtttattgtgatgtgatattaatatatttttttctgtatatattaatatttagtgagcctttttattttccaaattcctagaaaagtttattaattcttaaaagtttaaaaattaattacagCAAGACTAAAACcaagtttgataaaacaaaaatatacggatcaagattaagtttaataaaaagaatatgaGATACTAGATCATATTTATcctattataataattataggtTTTATCTATCTATCTACATGTAACACGAATCCTTGTTTTGAACAAGATCTAGAAGGCAGAATTTCTAGGACTAGATAATGCTGCCTTCTAGATCTGCGCAGTGGCCCTATCATCTTTGCAATCACACAAGTCAATTACAGATGCAGAAGTCTTAAGTTACAAACCCTAACAGTGATTTCGTTTCCTTCCCATCTCAAACAAAAGGGCAAGAGTGAAAGAAGTTTGAGAAACCATCAACCCATGATTGGAAACACAATTCCATCTCATGATTAGGATCATATCCCCTCCCTTCAAAACTCCAACTTCCTCATATTTTGAGAGTCTAATCATTCCATTCTATCATATATTTAAACCACAGCAATGAAGTGCATCAgttatagaataaaataataaaaaaatcaagtaaaaATGCAACCAGGAAATAAAGGGACGAAAAGAAATACCAGATGGAGAAAAAACTagtaaattattcataaatattttaaaagacgCCCATGATCatcttttttatt from the Vigna angularis cultivar LongXiaoDou No.4 chromosome 3, ASM1680809v1, whole genome shotgun sequence genome contains:
- the LOC108345153 gene encoding uncharacterized protein LOC108345153, whose protein sequence is MDKEVSEMASLRVRHRVQTQHIVQVNGCLSSFQKERLKSTPFKWLVDMVDDMVISSPILIELISRWQKNARLHNGAVTTYSTTNGV